Proteins found in one Chlamydia pneumoniae TW-183 genomic segment:
- the dnaB gene encoding replicative DNA helicase gives MDKSTGVPLPSPPHSKESEMIVLGCMLTGVHYLNLAANQLYEEDFYYLEHKIIFRVLQDAFKQDKPIDVHLAGEELKRHNQITVIGGPSYLITLAEFAGTAAYLEEYVDIIRSKSILRKMISTAKEIEKRALEQPKNVAEALDEAQNSFFKISQSTSVSQYTLVADKLRGLTTTTDKPYLVQLQERQELFLQNAQGDNKSFFTGIPTHFIDLDQLIHGFSPSNLMILAARPAMGKTALALNIAENLCFQNRLPIGIFSLEMTVDQLIHRMICSRSEVDSKKISIGDLSGHDFQRIVSVINEMQEHTLLIDDQPGLKVSDLRARARRMKESYDIQFLIIDYLQLLSGSGTLRATESRQTEISEISRMLKTLARELNIPILCLSQLSRKVEDRANHRPMMSDLRESGSIEQDSDLVMFLLRREYYDPNDKPGTAELIIAKNRHGSIGSVPLVFEKELARFRNYSAFECIS, from the coding sequence ATGGACAAATCTACTGGTGTACCTCTCCCCTCTCCTCCTCATTCGAAAGAATCGGAAATGATAGTTTTAGGTTGCATGCTGACAGGGGTACATTATCTAAATCTTGCAGCCAACCAACTCTACGAAGAAGATTTTTATTACCTTGAACATAAAATTATTTTTCGAGTCCTCCAAGATGCCTTCAAGCAAGATAAACCTATCGATGTTCACTTAGCTGGAGAAGAACTCAAACGGCACAACCAGATTACTGTAATTGGGGGCCCTTCGTATCTAATTACTTTAGCCGAATTTGCAGGTACCGCAGCCTATCTTGAAGAATACGTAGACATCATCCGATCGAAGTCGATTCTAAGGAAGATGATTTCTACAGCAAAAGAAATCGAAAAAAGAGCTTTAGAGCAGCCGAAAAATGTTGCCGAAGCCTTAGATGAAGCTCAGAATTCTTTTTTTAAAATCAGCCAATCAACATCGGTAAGTCAGTACACTTTAGTTGCTGACAAATTACGCGGGTTAACAACAACTACAGATAAGCCCTACCTTGTACAATTACAAGAGAGACAAGAATTATTTTTACAGAATGCTCAAGGAGACAATAAGTCTTTCTTCACTGGCATTCCCACACACTTTATTGATTTAGACCAGCTGATTCACGGATTTTCTCCTTCAAATTTGATGATCTTAGCTGCCCGCCCTGCCATGGGGAAAACAGCACTCGCTTTGAATATTGCAGAGAATCTTTGTTTTCAAAACCGCCTCCCCATTGGAATTTTTTCTTTAGAGATGACAGTGGATCAGCTGATTCATCGTATGATTTGCTCTCGATCCGAAGTTGACTCTAAAAAAATCTCTATAGGCGACCTTTCCGGTCATGACTTTCAAAGAATTGTTTCGGTAATCAATGAAATGCAGGAACACACTTTGCTCATTGATGATCAGCCAGGGTTAAAAGTTTCTGATCTACGAGCTCGGGCTCGTAGAATGAAGGAAAGCTATGATATTCAATTTCTCATTATTGATTATTTACAATTACTTTCCGGCTCAGGGACTTTGCGTGCTACAGAAAGTCGTCAAACAGAAATTTCAGAGATTTCCCGAATGTTGAAGACTCTTGCCCGTGAGTTAAACATTCCGATTCTTTGTCTTTCACAGCTTTCTCGAAAAGTTGAGGATCGGGCAAATCATCGTCCGATGATGAGTGATCTTCGGGAAAGTGGAAGTATTGAGCAAGATTCGGATTTAGTGATGTTCTTACTTCGTAGAGAATATTATGATCCCAATGATAAGCCTGGCACTGCAGAACTTATTATAGCAAAAAACCGTCATGGTTCTATAGGTTCTGTCCCTCTAGTTTTTGAAAAAGAACTCGCACGTTTTCGCAATTATTCGGCTTTTGAATGTATCAGCTAG
- a CDS encoding AURKAIP1/COX24 domain-containing protein has protein sequence MSSVKKKRRLKIAKHKRKKRRRRDRHKNK, from the coding sequence ATGTCATCTGTTAAGAAGAAACGAAGACTCAAGATCGCCAAGCACAAGCGTAAAAAAAGACGTCGTAGAGATCGTCATAAAAACAAGTAG
- the mnmG gene encoding tRNA uridine-5-carboxymethylaminomethyl(34) synthesis enzyme MnmG, with protein MWTHPIAYDVIVVGAGHAGCEAAYCSAKMGVSVLMLTSNLDTIAKLSCNPAVGGIGKGHIVREIDALGGIMAEVTDQSGIQFRILNQTKGPAVRAPRAQVDKQLYHIHMKRLLENTPGLHIMQATVESLLDKEGVISGVTTKEGWMFSGKTVVLSSGTFMRGLIHIGDRNFSGGRLGDPSSQGLSEDLKKRGFPISRLKTGTPPRLLASSINFSCMEEQPGDLGVGFVHRTEPFQPPLPQLSCFITHTMEKTKAIISANLHRSALYGGCIEGVGPRYCPSIEDKIVKFSDKERHHVFLEPEGLHTQEIYANGLSTSMPFDVQYDMIRSVLGLENAIITRPAYAIEYDYIHGNVIHPTLESKLIEGLFLCGQINGTTGYEEAAAQGLIAGINAVNKVFNRPPFIPSRQESYIGVMLDDLTTQILDEPYRMFTGRAEHRLLLRQDNACARLSHYGYELGLLSEERYELVKKQNQLLEEEKVRLQKTFRQYGQSVVSLAKALSRPEVSYDMLREAFPNDIRDLGAVLNASLEMEIKYSGYIDRQKILIQSLEKAESLLIPEDLDYKQITALSLEAQEKLAKFTPRTLGSASRISGIASADIQVLMIALKKHAHH; from the coding sequence ATGTGGACTCACCCAATTGCTTATGATGTGATTGTAGTGGGAGCTGGACATGCAGGTTGTGAGGCAGCATATTGCTCTGCAAAGATGGGTGTCTCCGTTCTTATGCTCACCTCCAATTTGGATACTATTGCCAAGTTGAGTTGCAATCCTGCTGTCGGTGGTATCGGCAAAGGGCACATTGTTCGAGAGATCGATGCCCTTGGTGGTATTATGGCGGAAGTGACAGATCAATCTGGCATACAATTTCGCATTCTGAACCAAACCAAGGGACCTGCTGTCCGAGCACCACGAGCTCAAGTAGATAAGCAACTTTATCATATTCATATGAAACGTCTTTTGGAGAATACTCCGGGCCTTCATATTATGCAGGCCACTGTAGAGTCTCTATTAGATAAAGAAGGTGTGATTTCTGGAGTCACTACTAAAGAAGGCTGGATGTTCTCAGGAAAGACTGTAGTTCTTTCTTCGGGAACTTTTATGCGCGGCCTAATTCATATTGGGGACCGTAATTTCTCTGGAGGACGTTTAGGCGACCCTTCATCACAAGGTTTATCGGAAGATCTTAAAAAACGTGGTTTTCCTATAAGCAGATTGAAAACTGGGACCCCTCCCCGTTTACTAGCCTCTTCTATAAATTTTTCCTGCATGGAAGAGCAACCTGGAGATTTAGGTGTGGGTTTTGTACACAGAACCGAGCCTTTTCAGCCTCCTTTACCACAACTTTCTTGTTTCATTACCCACACCATGGAAAAAACTAAGGCAATCATTTCAGCAAACTTACATCGTTCGGCACTTTATGGGGGCTGCATTGAAGGGGTAGGTCCTCGCTATTGTCCTTCTATAGAAGATAAAATTGTAAAGTTCTCGGACAAAGAACGTCACCACGTCTTTCTAGAGCCAGAAGGGCTGCATACCCAAGAGATCTATGCTAATGGGTTATCTACTTCTATGCCTTTTGATGTACAATACGATATGATCCGTTCTGTACTGGGGTTAGAAAATGCAATTATCACTCGACCAGCTTATGCTATAGAATATGATTATATTCACGGCAATGTGATCCACCCCACACTGGAGAGTAAACTTATTGAAGGGCTCTTCTTATGTGGGCAGATTAATGGCACCACAGGTTATGAAGAAGCCGCAGCCCAAGGGTTAATTGCCGGCATTAACGCTGTGAACAAGGTTTTCAACAGGCCTCCTTTTATTCCTTCACGCCAAGAATCTTACATCGGCGTCATGCTAGACGATCTCACCACACAGATTTTGGATGAACCTTACCGCATGTTTACAGGAAGAGCAGAACACCGGCTCTTATTAAGACAAGATAATGCGTGTGCTCGACTATCGCACTATGGTTATGAATTAGGGTTACTCTCAGAGGAACGTTACGAACTTGTCAAAAAGCAAAACCAGCTATTAGAAGAAGAAAAGGTTCGCCTCCAAAAGACATTTAGGCAGTACGGCCAGTCTGTAGTCTCTTTAGCAAAAGCACTATCTCGTCCTGAAGTTTCTTATGACATGCTTAGAGAAGCATTCCCAAATGATATCCGTGATTTAGGAGCGGTTCTCAATGCCTCCTTAGAAATGGAAATCAAATATTCTGGATATATAGATCGCCAGAAAATTCTGATTCAGAGTTTAGAAAAAGCCGAGAGTTTACTAATTCCAGAAGACTTAGATTATAAGCAGATAACAGCCTTAAGCTTAGAAGCTCAAGAGAAATTAGCGAAATTTACACCTCGAACTCTTGGTTCTGCATCGAGAATATCGGGCATAGCTTCTGCTGACATTCAAGTTTTGATGATAGCTTTAAAAAAACATGCCCACCACTAA
- a CDS encoding lipoate--protein ligase family protein, giving the protein MPTTNCIFLDLRGHSILHQLQIEEALLRVANQNFCIINSGAKDSIVLGISRNLNQDVHISRAQADHIPIIRRYSGGGTVFIDSNTLMVSWIMNSSEASAQPQELLAWTYGIYSPLLPNTFSIRENDYVLGHKKIGGNAQYIQRHRWVHHTTFLWDIDLDKLSYYLPIPQQQPTYRNQRSHEEFLTTLRPWFPSRDDFLERIKASGSLLFTWEEFLDNELEEILAQPHRKATTVLN; this is encoded by the coding sequence ATGCCCACCACTAACTGTATTTTCCTAGATTTACGGGGACACTCTATTCTTCACCAACTGCAAATTGAAGAGGCTTTACTAAGAGTCGCGAATCAAAATTTTTGCATTATAAATTCAGGTGCCAAAGACTCTATAGTTTTAGGAATTTCTCGAAACTTGAATCAAGACGTTCATATTTCTAGAGCACAAGCAGACCATATTCCTATCATACGCCGCTATAGTGGAGGGGGGACGGTATTCATAGATTCCAATACCCTGATGGTATCTTGGATTATGAACAGTTCAGAAGCTTCTGCCCAACCTCAGGAATTATTAGCATGGACTTATGGCATCTATAGTCCACTACTTCCTAATACCTTTTCTATTCGAGAAAACGACTATGTTCTTGGTCATAAGAAAATAGGAGGTAATGCACAATATATTCAAAGACATCGCTGGGTACATCACACGACATTTCTGTGGGATATCGACCTAGATAAGTTGTCCTACTACCTGCCAATTCCTCAACAACAACCTACCTACCGTAATCAACGCTCTCACGAAGAATTTTTGACTACGTTACGTCCTTGGTTCCCCTCTCGCGATGACTTCTTGGAAAGGATCAAGGCATCTGGTAGTTTGTTGTTTACCTGGGAAGAATTTCTTGATAATGAGCTAGAAGAAATTCTTGCTCAACCTCATCGTAAAGCAACTACAGTACTAAACTAA
- the ndk gene encoding nucleoside-diphosphate kinase — protein sequence MEQTLSIIKPDSVSKAHIGEILSIFEQSGLRIAAMKMMHLSQTEAEGFYFVHRERPFFQELVDFMVSGPVVVLVLEGANAVSRNRELMGATNPAEAASGTIRAKFGESIGVNAVHGSDTLENAAVEIAYFFSKIEVVNASKPLV from the coding sequence ATGGAACAAACGCTATCCATTATTAAACCAGATTCTGTTAGCAAAGCCCATATCGGAGAGATCTTATCTATTTTTGAACAATCTGGATTACGTATAGCTGCTATGAAAATGATGCACCTATCCCAAACTGAAGCCGAAGGGTTTTATTTTGTGCATAGAGAGCGTCCTTTTTTCCAAGAACTTGTTGATTTTATGGTCTCAGGCCCTGTTGTAGTTTTAGTATTGGAAGGGGCAAATGCCGTTTCCCGAAATCGTGAACTTATGGGAGCTACAAATCCTGCAGAAGCTGCTTCAGGAACCATTCGAGCTAAGTTTGGGGAATCTATAGGCGTGAATGCTGTTCATGGATCTGATACTTTAGAAAATGCTGCTGTCGAAATCGCTTACTTCTTCAGTAAGATAGAAGTTGTTAACGCTTCGAAACCTCTCGTTTAG
- the ruvA gene encoding Holliday junction branch migration protein RuvA: MYDYIRGTLTYVHTGAIVIECQGIGYHIAITERWAIECIRALHQDFLVFTHVIFRETEHLLYGFHSREERECFRILISFSGIGPKLALAILNALPLKVLCSVVRSEDIRALASVSGIGKKTAEKLMVELKQKLPDLLPLDSRVETSQTHTTSSCLEEGIQALAALGYSKIAAERMIAEAIKDLPEGSSLTDILPIALKKNFSGVNKD, from the coding sequence ATGTACGACTATATTCGTGGAACACTGACCTATGTGCATACTGGTGCAATTGTTATAGAATGCCAAGGTATTGGCTACCATATTGCTATTACAGAACGTTGGGCAATAGAATGCATCAGGGCTTTACATCAAGACTTTCTCGTCTTCACTCATGTGATATTCCGTGAAACGGAACACTTGCTCTATGGGTTTCATTCTCGAGAAGAGCGAGAGTGTTTCCGTATTTTAATTTCTTTTTCTGGAATAGGACCTAAGCTAGCCCTCGCGATTCTTAATGCGCTACCTTTAAAGGTACTATGTTCTGTAGTCCGATCTGAAGATATTCGTGCTTTAGCTTCCGTATCGGGAATTGGGAAAAAAACTGCTGAAAAACTCATGGTTGAGCTTAAACAAAAATTACCAGATTTACTTCCTCTAGACTCGAGAGTGGAGACCAGCCAAACACATACCACCTCTTCTTGCTTGGAGGAAGGCATTCAGGCTTTAGCAGCTTTGGGTTATTCAAAAATTGCTGCTGAACGTATGATTGCCGAAGCAATCAAAGATCTCCCTGAGGGATCTTCTTTAACAGATATCCTTCCTATCGCTCTGAAAAAGAATTTTTCAGGAGTGAACAAGGACTAG
- the ruvC gene encoding crossover junction endodeoxyribonuclease RuvC, with protein sequence MSELIIGVDPGTIVAGYAIIAVEQRYQLRPYSYGAIRLSSDMPLPMRYKTLFEQLSGVLDDTQPNAMVLETQFVNKNPQSTMKLAMARGIVLLAAAQRDILIFEYAPNVAKKAVVGKGHASKRQVQVMVSKILNVPEVLHPSNEDIADAFALAICHTHVARSPLCGVR encoded by the coding sequence GTGTCAGAACTGATTATAGGTGTGGATCCAGGAACGATAGTCGCAGGATATGCCATCATTGCAGTGGAACAGCGCTATCAATTACGTCCTTATAGTTATGGTGCCATTCGTTTATCTTCCGACATGCCACTGCCTATGCGCTATAAGACTTTGTTTGAGCAACTCTCAGGAGTATTAGATGATACGCAACCTAATGCTATGGTCCTAGAAACGCAATTTGTAAATAAGAATCCTCAAAGTACTATGAAATTAGCTATGGCACGAGGAATCGTTTTATTGGCTGCAGCTCAGCGTGATATCCTCATTTTTGAATATGCCCCAAATGTTGCTAAGAAAGCAGTAGTCGGTAAGGGTCATGCAAGTAAAAGACAGGTCCAGGTGATGGTAAGCAAGATTCTAAATGTTCCCGAAGTTTTGCACCCTTCGAATGAAGATATTGCTGATGCCTTTGCACTTGCTATATGTCATACTCATGTAGCGCGTAGCCCTCTTTGTGGAGTGAGATAA